A genomic segment from Actinoplanes sichuanensis encodes:
- a CDS encoding Hsp70 family protein — MPATDLVVVDIAAWWVTAVFESEGFDRPVLFDGRARAPSGVFQGSGVYTAGATALRAGLANPEAYRPDPMTLLRHGGPPAAVAAVLSHVTERTGRPAALTVVTAQEWDRPARARLEQAAGTAGLPRPRIVSTAAAAAAPAGSGPVLVCVAGSAWPEITVLDGQRQLATSAVRAPGAPAIDEALLRVAATRGGAEADPDDWRLTREIERARATLGLQRRAAMLLPEPHQAVVLTRDDLAATKAVHLDRLPDAVKLLLADAGVDRVGAVVQVGEDAQVSTALSDLGLAPERTVRDPHALLRGLARTQPPARRLWWRR; from the coding sequence ATGCCAGCGACGGATCTTGTGGTCGTCGACATCGCCGCATGGTGGGTCACCGCGGTGTTCGAGTCCGAGGGTTTCGACCGTCCCGTCCTCTTCGACGGGCGGGCCCGCGCACCCAGCGGGGTCTTCCAGGGATCCGGTGTCTACACCGCCGGTGCCACCGCCCTCCGCGCCGGCCTCGCCAACCCCGAGGCATATCGACCTGATCCGATGACACTGCTCCGGCACGGCGGCCCACCGGCGGCCGTCGCCGCGGTCCTCTCCCACGTCACCGAACGCACCGGACGGCCGGCCGCCCTCACCGTCGTCACCGCCCAGGAATGGGACCGCCCGGCCCGCGCCCGCCTCGAACAGGCCGCCGGCACCGCCGGGCTCCCCCGCCCCCGCATCGTCTCCACCGCCGCCGCGGCCGCCGCGCCGGCCGGGTCCGGGCCGGTGCTGGTGTGCGTGGCCGGCTCGGCCTGGCCGGAGATCACCGTGCTGGACGGTCAGCGGCAACTCGCCACCTCAGCCGTGCGGGCGCCCGGCGCACCGGCCATCGACGAGGCCCTGCTACGGGTGGCGGCGACCCGCGGCGGCGCCGAGGCCGACCCGGACGACTGGCGGCTGACCCGCGAGATCGAACGCGCCCGGGCCACCCTGGGCCTGCAGCGCCGAGCCGCGATGCTGCTGCCCGAACCGCACCAGGCGGTCGTCCTGACCCGCGACGACCTGGCCGCGACGAAGGCGGTCCACCTGGACCGCCTGCCGGACGCGGTCAAGCTGCTGCTCGCCGACGCGGGCGTCGACCGGGTCGGCGCGGTCGTCCAGGTCGGCGAGGACGCCCAGGTCAGCACGGCCCTGTCGGATCTGGGCCTGGCGCCGGAGCGGACCGTCCGCGACCCGCACGCGCTGCTGCGCGGGCTGGCCCGGACCCAGCCGCCGGCCAGGCGCCTCTGGTGGCGCCGCTGA
- the purU gene encoding formyltetrahydrofolate deformylase has translation MTLTQHAPASHETQPSPGDQAVLIVHGRDRTGIVAALSAVLGRHGANIVSLDQYSDNPQGGAFFQRTVFGRPDLKAALPAIEEDLRRELANGFELEYTLRDLSVPKRVAIFASKADHCLLDLLWRNRRGELPINISMVISNHAHTADEVRSFGIPFFHVPSQGPDKTAAEAQHLQLLTGNVDFIVLARYMQILSADFIEKVGVPIINIHHSFLPAFIGADPYAKAQHRGVKLVGATAHYVTEDLDEGPIIEQDVVRVNHAHTVAELRRRGADVERAVLSRAVLWHAEDRVIRHGNHTIVFQ, from the coding sequence GTGACCCTGACCCAGCACGCCCCCGCCTCGCACGAGACGCAGCCGAGCCCCGGTGACCAGGCCGTGCTCATCGTGCACGGGCGCGACCGGACCGGGATCGTGGCGGCCCTCAGTGCGGTGCTCGGGCGGCACGGGGCGAACATCGTGTCGCTCGACCAGTACTCGGACAACCCGCAGGGTGGGGCGTTCTTCCAGCGGACCGTCTTCGGCCGTCCGGACCTGAAGGCGGCACTCCCGGCGATCGAGGAGGACCTGCGGCGGGAGCTGGCGAACGGGTTCGAGCTGGAGTACACCCTGCGGGACCTGTCGGTCCCGAAGCGGGTGGCGATCTTCGCGTCCAAGGCCGATCACTGCCTGCTCGACCTGCTGTGGCGTAACCGTCGTGGTGAACTGCCGATCAACATCAGCATGGTCATCTCGAACCACGCGCACACCGCCGACGAGGTGCGCTCGTTCGGGATCCCGTTCTTCCACGTGCCGTCGCAGGGGCCGGACAAGACCGCCGCCGAGGCTCAGCACCTGCAGCTGCTGACCGGGAACGTGGACTTCATCGTGCTGGCCCGCTACATGCAGATCCTCTCCGCCGACTTCATCGAGAAGGTCGGCGTGCCGATCATCAACATCCACCACAGTTTCCTGCCGGCGTTCATCGGCGCCGACCCGTATGCGAAGGCCCAGCACCGCGGCGTGAAGCTGGTCGGGGCGACCGCCCACTACGTGACCGAGGACCTGGACGAGGGCCCGATCATCGAGCAGGACGTGGTCCGGGTGAACCACGCGCACACGGTTGCCGAGCTGCGCCGCCGGGGCGCCGACGTGGAACGGGCGGTCCTGTCCCGGGCGGTGCTGTGGCACGCCGAGGACCGGGTCATCCGCCACGGCAACCACACCATCGTCTTCCAGTAG
- a CDS encoding MazG-like family protein produces MDDMIWDAARRWQRFLDDQNGDDPLEIACRIMKVTEEAGEATQAWIGMLGQNPRKGVTHTRDDVVGELADVVFTALVAIASLGADPRQAIRDVVTKANGYLPTP; encoded by the coding sequence ATGGACGACATGATCTGGGACGCCGCCCGCCGCTGGCAGCGGTTCCTCGACGACCAGAACGGCGACGACCCGTTGGAGATCGCCTGCCGGATCATGAAGGTCACCGAGGAGGCCGGTGAGGCGACCCAGGCCTGGATCGGCATGCTCGGCCAGAACCCGCGCAAGGGCGTGACGCACACCAGGGACGACGTGGTGGGCGAACTGGCCGACGTGGTCTTCACCGCGCTGGTCGCCATCGCGAGCCTGGGTGCCGACCCTCGGCAGGCGATCCGAGACGTGGTGACCAAGGCGAACGGCTACCTCCCGACCCCCTAG
- a CDS encoding pentapeptide repeat-containing protein, which produces MSRFGASTASPRAPIVPDALPEVLFDLESEDLHEKVMFADADLSGVFAQSVEFGQVRFRSARLAGATLPKVRLTDCVVERCDWSNLRAENATMERVALTGCRMTGLAWNGGLLRDVTATDSKIDLTNWRMARFDAVTLTGCNLTGADFTNADLRGARFTDCDLTGAQFSGATMQGARFERCELAGIGGITSWTGAIVHPDDLIGLSYVLAGALGIVVRS; this is translated from the coding sequence ATGTCACGGTTCGGGGCTTCCACTGCCTCGCCTCGGGCGCCCATCGTGCCCGACGCGCTTCCGGAGGTTCTCTTCGACCTCGAGTCCGAGGATCTGCACGAGAAGGTGATGTTCGCCGACGCCGACCTGTCGGGGGTGTTCGCGCAGTCGGTCGAGTTCGGTCAGGTCCGATTCCGATCAGCGCGACTGGCCGGGGCGACGCTGCCGAAGGTGCGGCTCACCGACTGTGTGGTCGAGCGTTGCGACTGGTCGAACCTGCGCGCCGAGAACGCGACGATGGAACGGGTCGCGCTGACCGGCTGCCGGATGACCGGCCTGGCCTGGAACGGCGGGCTGCTCCGCGACGTGACGGCCACCGACAGCAAGATCGACCTGACGAACTGGCGGATGGCCCGCTTCGACGCGGTCACGCTGACCGGCTGCAACCTGACCGGCGCCGACTTCACCAACGCGGACCTGCGCGGCGCCCGGTTCACCGACTGTGACCTGACCGGCGCCCAGTTCAGCGGCGCCACCATGCAGGGCGCCCGGTTCGAACGTTGCGAACTGGCCGGGATCGGCGGCATCACCAGCTGGACCGGCGCGATCGTCCACCCGGACGACCTGATCGGCCTGTCGTATGTGCTGGCCGGGGCGCTGGGCATCGTCGTCCGGAGTTAG
- a CDS encoding response regulator yields MIRVLVADDHAAIRAGMRLMLEQADDIEVVGEAADGAVAIRQANALRPDVVLMDIRMPGTDGIQATREITAAGLADVLILTTFDLDDYLFGALRAGAAGFLLKSVEPAALVEAVRRVAAGDGFLAPEVTRRLLSAFVGATPRPTRAPAELSGLTGRERDVLAGLGRGLSNADLAAALSITEATAKTHVSRVLAKLGCTSRVQAAILAREAGLA; encoded by the coding sequence ATGATCCGGGTCCTGGTCGCCGACGATCACGCCGCGATCCGGGCCGGGATGCGGCTGATGCTGGAGCAGGCCGACGACATCGAGGTGGTCGGGGAGGCCGCCGACGGCGCGGTCGCGATCCGGCAGGCGAACGCGCTGCGGCCGGACGTCGTGCTGATGGACATCCGGATGCCCGGCACCGACGGCATCCAGGCCACGCGGGAGATCACCGCGGCCGGGCTGGCCGACGTGTTGATCCTGACCACGTTCGACCTGGACGACTATCTGTTCGGTGCGTTGCGGGCCGGCGCGGCCGGGTTCCTGCTCAAGTCGGTCGAGCCGGCCGCGCTGGTCGAGGCGGTTCGCCGGGTCGCCGCCGGGGACGGTTTCCTCGCGCCGGAGGTGACCCGCCGTCTGCTCAGCGCGTTCGTCGGCGCGACACCGCGCCCGACCCGGGCGCCCGCGGAGTTGAGCGGGCTGACCGGCCGCGAACGCGACGTCCTGGCCGGTCTGGGCCGTGGCCTCTCCAACGCCGACCTGGCCGCCGCCCTGTCCATCACCGAGGCCACCGCGAAGACCCACGTCTCCCGGGTGCTGGCCAAACTGGGCTGCACCTCCCGGGTCCAGGCCGCCATCCTGGCCCGCGAGGCCGGCCTGGCCTAA
- a CDS encoding sensor histidine kinase, which yields MTGRDGMVVVNVRELLRKDYVPALGTFAAGVLLDIVGLTDVWDVPHIEAPESWHLVPLAAGCLAMLGARRHPMLALAAGTCAFAADLVLGGSIAFILVIFDLLFSVGRFASPRARAAVTTAVFVLVGTVSVVGGLATGQIRIAVFLVLQLTSVLFVPLWWAANIRQQQQIGALDAERIAGEAVVAERAAMARDLHDVIAAHLATTAMHSGAALAMPPDTGRDRAALQAVRTSSLAALEEMRSMILLLRAAATSAASSADRDAVLPGGLDRLPDLVAAATAGGLRVDVRTGDVPDIPVVVAHTVYGIVREALTNAGKHAPGSEVDLDVRRAGGRVTVTVTNTLTRAGLDHQALSAGTGLWSIRERAALLGGELTAGRSGDRWRVHASLPTAAA from the coding sequence GTGACCGGGCGTGATGGGATGGTCGTCGTGAACGTGCGGGAGTTGCTGCGGAAGGACTACGTCCCGGCGCTCGGCACGTTCGCGGCCGGGGTGCTGCTCGACATCGTCGGCCTGACCGACGTCTGGGACGTCCCGCACATCGAGGCCCCGGAGAGTTGGCATCTGGTTCCGCTGGCCGCCGGATGCCTCGCGATGCTCGGCGCCCGCCGCCACCCGATGCTCGCGCTCGCCGCCGGGACCTGCGCGTTCGCCGCCGACCTGGTGCTCGGCGGCAGCATCGCGTTCATCCTGGTGATCTTCGATCTGCTGTTCTCGGTGGGCCGGTTCGCGTCGCCCCGGGCCCGGGCTGCCGTGACCACCGCGGTGTTCGTCCTGGTCGGTACGGTCAGCGTGGTCGGCGGGCTGGCCACCGGTCAGATACGGATCGCCGTGTTCCTCGTCCTGCAGCTGACGTCGGTGCTGTTCGTGCCGCTGTGGTGGGCCGCCAACATCCGTCAGCAGCAGCAGATCGGCGCGCTCGACGCGGAACGCATCGCCGGGGAGGCCGTCGTCGCCGAGCGTGCCGCGATGGCCCGCGACCTGCACGACGTGATCGCCGCCCACCTGGCCACCACGGCCATGCACTCCGGCGCGGCGCTGGCCATGCCCCCGGACACCGGCCGGGACCGCGCCGCCCTGCAGGCGGTCCGGACCAGCAGCCTCGCCGCCCTGGAGGAGATGCGATCCATGATCCTGCTGCTACGTGCCGCCGCCACGTCCGCCGCCTCGTCCGCGGACCGGGACGCGGTGCTGCCCGGCGGCCTGGACCGGCTGCCCGACCTGGTGGCCGCCGCGACCGCCGGTGGACTGCGGGTCGACGTGCGCACCGGTGACGTCCCGGACATCCCGGTGGTGGTGGCGCACACCGTCTACGGCATCGTGCGGGAGGCGCTCACCAACGCGGGTAAGCACGCCCCCGGTTCCGAGGTCGATCTGGACGTGCGACGTGCCGGCGGTCGGGTCACGGTCACCGTCACGAACACCCTGACCAGGGCCGGTCTCGACCATCAGGCGCTGAGTGCGGGCACCGGCCTGTGGTCCATCCGCGAGCGGGCCGCCCTGCTCGGCGGCGAACTCACCGCCGGCCGCTCCGGCGACCGTTGGCGGGTCCACGCCTCGTTGCCGACGGCCGCCGCATGA
- a CDS encoding GAP family protein: protein MDATLPASLAVLALIDSTSFGTLLIPIWLLLHPGRVRSGRILIFLGTVAAFYFALGLIVTLSAGALLPQISSLLATRPVQWAQLVLGVALFFWSFVMGRNKKPAGQGRMHRWRERALNDEGGALPLAGLALTAAAVEVGSMLPYIAAIGLITTAALPTATVALTLAGYCLVMITPALLLLAGRLLAGKRLDPLLTRIGDWMSNSETIAWIVGIVGFLLARDAAAKLMLIGR from the coding sequence ATGGATGCCACCCTGCCGGCCTCGCTGGCCGTCCTCGCGCTGATCGACTCGACGAGCTTCGGGACCCTGCTCATCCCGATCTGGCTGCTGCTGCATCCGGGCCGGGTGCGTTCCGGCCGCATTCTGATCTTCCTGGGTACGGTCGCCGCCTTCTACTTCGCACTGGGCCTGATCGTCACGCTCAGCGCCGGCGCCCTGCTCCCCCAGATCAGTTCCCTGCTGGCGACCCGGCCGGTGCAGTGGGCACAACTGGTGCTCGGGGTGGCGCTGTTCTTCTGGAGTTTCGTGATGGGCCGCAACAAGAAACCGGCCGGGCAGGGGCGGATGCACAGGTGGCGGGAGCGGGCGCTGAACGACGAGGGTGGCGCGCTGCCGCTGGCCGGGCTGGCGCTGACCGCGGCCGCCGTGGAGGTGGGTTCGATGCTGCCGTACATCGCCGCGATCGGTCTGATCACGACGGCGGCGCTGCCAACGGCCACGGTGGCTCTGACGCTCGCCGGCTACTGCCTGGTGATGATCACGCCGGCCCTCCTGCTGCTGGCCGGGCGGCTGCTCGCCGGCAAGCGCCTGGACCCGCTGCTGACCCGGATCGGTGACTGGATGTCCAACAGCGAGACGATCGCCTGGATCGTCGGGATCGTCGGTTTCCTCCTGGCCCGGGACGCCGCCGCCAAACTGATGCTCATCGGTCGCTGA
- a CDS encoding helix-hairpin-helix domain-containing protein: MTIMTVSMIASSRLPDAGNRCRTAFACGRQGAVSHAFPEVIVAWFIGQSLVFILLAFVLGVITGRLSRWSAKKAPEPAVTIDDELERIEGVGPAMANALRAAGIRTFEQLAESGDDTKRDAIRVAGLSFAPSLTTWSRQARLLADGDEVAFAELTARLIAGRDTTRAGTTQAAGKPRPRPRPQPAGTEEKADAHEKADPHDEADASEKADAHDKAGTHEKADAHDKAGADEKAAIR, from the coding sequence ATGACGATCATGACCGTTAGCATGATCGCGTCGTCACGGCTCCCGGACGCGGGAAACCGTTGCCGCACCGCCTTCGCATGCGGGCGTCAAGGTGCGGTTTCCCACGCGTTTCCGGAGGTCATCGTGGCCTGGTTCATCGGCCAGTCGCTCGTCTTCATCCTGCTCGCATTCGTTCTCGGCGTCATTACCGGACGCCTTTCCCGATGGTCCGCCAAAAAGGCACCGGAACCGGCGGTGACAATTGACGACGAATTGGAGCGGATCGAAGGCGTCGGGCCGGCCATGGCGAATGCACTGCGCGCCGCCGGGATCCGCACTTTCGAACAGCTCGCCGAATCCGGAGACGACACCAAGCGGGACGCCATCCGGGTCGCCGGGCTCAGCTTCGCGCCGAGCCTGACCACGTGGAGCCGGCAGGCACGGCTGCTCGCCGACGGAGACGAGGTGGCGTTCGCGGAACTCACCGCCCGACTGATCGCGGGCCGTGACACGACCCGGGCCGGCACGACCCAGGCGGCGGGCAAACCCCGGCCGAGGCCGAGGCCCCAACCGGCCGGCACCGAGGAGAAAGCCGACGCCCACGAGAAAGCCGACCCCCACGACGAGGCCGACGCCTCCGAGAAGGCCGACGCCCACGACAAGGCCGGCACTCACGAGAAAGCCGACGCCCACGACAAGGCCGGCGCCGACGAGAAGGCCGCCATCCGATGA
- a CDS encoding OmpA family protein — protein sequence MSRAVSRWIAGLAVLLGLAAIITVQLGPNRHHIEDELTRRATAALTAAGQTGTRVEFTGRDALITASEADAAQARTVVEAVSGVRAVDTRLVPTAVVVTHAAPRQVLAMTENVKATLDLFVLRERLSAVPPLRFRTGGDELTAESRAALGKVAAALADHPEARIRIDGHTDARGSKEPNLQLSRDRADAVRSALREFGVTADRMVATGHGEARPVVPNDTAEHRAANRRVELSVA from the coding sequence ATGAGCCGGGCCGTCAGCCGCTGGATCGCGGGCCTGGCCGTCCTGCTCGGACTCGCCGCGATCATCACCGTCCAGCTCGGCCCGAACCGCCACCACATCGAGGACGAACTGACCCGCCGCGCGACCGCCGCCCTGACCGCCGCCGGCCAGACCGGCACCCGGGTCGAGTTCACCGGCCGGGACGCTCTGATCACCGCGTCCGAGGCCGACGCCGCTCAGGCCCGGACGGTCGTCGAGGCGGTGTCCGGGGTGCGCGCGGTCGACACCCGCCTGGTCCCGACCGCGGTGGTGGTGACCCATGCCGCCCCGCGACAGGTACTGGCCATGACCGAGAACGTCAAGGCCACACTTGACCTCTTCGTGCTCCGCGAGCGGCTTTCCGCCGTACCCCCGCTGCGGTTTAGAACCGGTGGTGACGAACTGACCGCCGAGTCGCGCGCCGCCCTCGGCAAGGTCGCGGCCGCGCTCGCGGACCATCCGGAGGCCCGGATCAGGATCGACGGGCACACCGACGCTCGGGGTTCGAAGGAGCCGAACCTGCAGCTCAGCCGGGATCGGGCGGATGCGGTCCGGTCGGCGTTGCGGGAATTCGGGGTGACCGCCGACCGGATGGTCGCGACCGGCCACGGCGAGGCCCGCCCGGTGGTGCCGAACGACACCGCCGAGCACCGAGCCGCCAACCGCCGCGTCGAACTGTCCGTGGCGTGA
- a CDS encoding GMC family oxidoreductase N-terminal domain-containing protein: protein MLTPEQTDVLRLLCDTVVPALDHPDDHDGFWARKATDTGADQGVLALIGGLPAEHRQGLAALFDALAANGFTTGPQAAREQMLAAIPETGPLVSMILLMTYGLAGPDGRNPNWTRFGYPGPAPVTAPGGRTAEVLRIDGDQDLDADAVVIGSGAGGGLIAGRLAAAGLRVVVLEAGRHRTAADFHQLELAAYQASYWRGGPVPTADGNINLVAGAGVGGGTVINWTNCLKTRAGVRRQWATEHGLTDVATSDFDRHLDAVWRELSVNDRCSEFNRIHEAMARGAEKLGWSFATIFRNWDEKRHDARVAGHLGFGDPSGAKQSTLKVYLEPAILDHGARLIDDCRVERILVEGGRAAGVVGRTGSQNATVTVRAPIVVVAAGALESPGVLLRSGIGGPAVGRYLRLHPCTVTMGDYGEDMRGWWGPPQAGLVNEFAEVDDGYGFLMESVQYATGLGASSVPFTSPAEHKEAMAGYRDNGSYIGLIRDHGHGRVTLDPAGNTVAWYDLTDERDIGNTHRALEAQIHLHRAGGARRIQAFGRGLGPWTEGDDLDAYIAQVKRVPLRAGGMTLFSAHQMGSCRMGTDPATSVADPRGELHDTPGVWIGDASAFPTPSGTNPMITIMALASRTASHITSS from the coding sequence GTGCTCACTCCGGAACAGACCGACGTCTTGCGACTGCTCTGCGACACCGTGGTTCCCGCTCTCGACCATCCTGACGACCACGACGGGTTCTGGGCCCGTAAAGCCACCGACACCGGCGCCGACCAGGGAGTCCTCGCCCTGATCGGCGGCCTGCCGGCCGAACACCGGCAGGGCCTGGCCGCCCTTTTCGACGCACTCGCCGCCAACGGCTTCACCACCGGCCCGCAGGCCGCCCGAGAGCAGATGCTGGCGGCGATCCCGGAGACCGGCCCGCTGGTCAGCATGATCCTGCTGATGACGTACGGCCTGGCCGGGCCGGACGGGCGCAACCCGAACTGGACCCGGTTCGGCTATCCGGGCCCGGCGCCTGTCACGGCGCCGGGTGGCCGTACCGCCGAGGTTTTGAGAATCGACGGGGACCAGGACCTGGACGCGGACGCCGTGGTGATCGGATCCGGCGCCGGAGGCGGGTTGATCGCCGGGCGGCTCGCCGCCGCCGGCCTGCGCGTCGTCGTCCTGGAGGCCGGCCGGCACCGCACCGCGGCCGACTTCCACCAGCTGGAACTCGCCGCGTACCAGGCGTCCTACTGGCGCGGCGGACCGGTGCCGACCGCCGACGGCAACATCAACCTGGTGGCCGGCGCGGGCGTCGGCGGCGGCACGGTGATCAACTGGACCAACTGCCTGAAGACCAGGGCGGGGGTACGGCGACAGTGGGCCACCGAGCACGGTCTGACCGATGTCGCGACGAGCGATTTCGACAGGCACCTGGACGCGGTGTGGCGGGAGCTGTCGGTCAACGACAGGTGCTCGGAGTTCAACCGGATCCACGAGGCGATGGCGCGGGGCGCGGAGAAGCTCGGCTGGTCGTTCGCCACGATCTTCCGCAACTGGGACGAGAAACGCCATGACGCGCGGGTGGCCGGGCATCTCGGGTTCGGTGATCCGTCCGGGGCGAAGCAGTCGACGCTCAAGGTCTACCTGGAGCCGGCGATCCTCGACCACGGCGCCCGGCTGATCGACGACTGCCGGGTGGAACGGATCCTCGTCGAGGGCGGGCGGGCCGCCGGGGTCGTCGGGCGGACCGGCTCCCAGAATGCGACAGTCACGGTCCGTGCCCCGATCGTCGTCGTCGCGGCCGGCGCCCTCGAATCACCAGGGGTGCTGCTGCGGTCCGGGATCGGTGGCCCGGCCGTCGGGCGGTACCTGCGACTGCACCCGTGCACGGTCACCATGGGTGACTACGGCGAGGACATGCGCGGCTGGTGGGGACCACCGCAGGCCGGGCTGGTCAACGAGTTCGCCGAGGTCGACGACGGCTACGGCTTCCTGATGGAGAGCGTCCAGTACGCGACCGGGCTCGGCGCGTCGTCGGTGCCGTTCACCTCGCCCGCCGAGCACAAGGAGGCGATGGCCGGGTACCGCGACAACGGGTCGTACATCGGGCTGATCCGCGATCACGGGCACGGCCGGGTCACCCTCGACCCGGCCGGCAACACCGTCGCCTGGTACGACCTCACCGACGAACGCGACATCGGCAACACCCACCGGGCGCTGGAGGCGCAGATCCACCTGCACCGGGCCGGTGGGGCGCGGCGGATCCAGGCGTTCGGGCGCGGACTCGGCCCGTGGACCGAGGGTGACGACCTCGACGCCTACATCGCGCAGGTCAAGCGGGTGCCGTTGCGGGCGGGCGGGATGACGCTGTTCTCGGCGCACCAGATGGGCAGCTGCCGGATGGGAACCGACCCGGCCACGAGTGTCGCCGACCCGCGCGGGGAGCTGCACGACACGCCCGGCGTGTGGATCGGCGACGCGTCGGCGTTCCCGACACCGTCCGGCACCAACCCGATGATCACCATCATGGCGCTGGCCTCGCGGACGGCGTCCCACATCACGTCCTCCTGA
- a CDS encoding enoyl-CoA hydratase/isomerase family protein, with amino-acid sequence MDLSVSVSDGVALLEMRRPPANHFDETLIGQVVDAATGLDDDPACRVIVLASEGRHFCAGADFGGGDFADDHVAAAERLYRRAAELFDVRTPMVAAVQGTAVGGGLGLACATDFRVAEPSTRFVANFARLGFHQGFGTSVTLPEIVGRQAAADMLLTGRRITGEEALRIGLADRLAAPGTLRETAFALATEIAAAAPLAVRSIRATLRAGLAARVREALAHELAEQKIHWATEDSAEGIAASLARRPPIFRGV; translated from the coding sequence GTGGATCTCTCCGTCTCGGTCTCCGATGGTGTGGCGCTGCTCGAGATGCGGCGTCCGCCGGCCAACCACTTCGACGAGACGCTGATCGGCCAGGTCGTCGACGCGGCGACGGGCCTCGATGACGACCCGGCCTGCCGGGTGATCGTGCTGGCGTCCGAGGGCCGGCATTTCTGCGCCGGCGCGGACTTCGGCGGCGGCGACTTCGCCGACGATCACGTGGCGGCGGCGGAGCGCCTCTACCGGCGGGCGGCGGAGCTGTTCGACGTGCGTACCCCGATGGTCGCCGCCGTGCAGGGCACCGCCGTCGGTGGTGGGCTGGGGCTGGCCTGCGCCACCGACTTCCGGGTCGCCGAGCCGTCCACCCGCTTCGTGGCGAACTTCGCCCGCCTCGGCTTCCATCAGGGTTTCGGCACCAGTGTGACCCTGCCGGAGATCGTCGGCCGGCAGGCCGCGGCCGACATGCTGCTGACCGGCCGCCGGATCACCGGCGAGGAGGCCCTGCGGATCGGCCTGGCCGACCGCCTGGCCGCTCCCGGCACGTTACGGGAGACGGCGTTCGCCCTGGCCACCGAGATCGCGGCGGCGGCCCCACTGGCGGTCCGCTCGATCCGGGCGACGCTACGGGCGGGCCTGGCCGCCCGGGTCCGCGAGGCCCTGGCCCACGAACTGGCCGAGCAGAAGATCCATTGGGCCACCGAGGACAGCGCCGAGGGCATCGCCGCAAGCCTGGCCCGTCGCCCCCCGATCTTCCGAGGCGTGTGA
- a CDS encoding ABC transporter ATP-binding protein, which translates to MSALLDAHLVVRRGTFLLDIELRIAPGETVALLGPNGAGKTTALRALAGLAPLDDGHLTLDGRDIRDDPPERRPIGVVFQDYLLFPHLTARDNVAFGPRRQGQDRKQAYAVADRWLDRVGLAEHGRRKPRHLSGGQAQRVALARALAVDPVLLLLDEPLAALDARTRLETRGELRRHLSAHPGATLLVTHDPLDALVLADRLVIVEQGRVVQEGDAATITARPRTDYVARLVGLNLYRGRGDGHTVTITDDFALTSTDRVDGDAFVAFPPAAVALHPSRPDGSPRNTWPAVLADVQRHGDNLRVRLDGPISVSADITPAAAAHLHLEPGRELWVAVKAAETRAYPGDG; encoded by the coding sequence GTGAGTGCCCTGCTGGACGCCCACCTGGTGGTCCGCCGGGGCACGTTCCTCCTGGACATCGAGCTGCGGATCGCTCCCGGCGAGACGGTGGCGTTGCTCGGGCCGAACGGCGCCGGGAAGACCACCGCGCTGCGTGCCCTCGCCGGGCTCGCGCCGCTCGACGACGGCCACCTCACCCTCGACGGCCGCGACATCCGCGACGACCCGCCGGAACGACGGCCGATCGGCGTCGTCTTCCAGGACTACCTGCTGTTTCCGCACCTCACCGCCCGCGACAACGTGGCCTTCGGCCCACGACGGCAGGGTCAGGATCGCAAGCAGGCGTACGCCGTGGCCGACCGCTGGCTCGACCGCGTCGGACTCGCCGAGCACGGCCGCCGCAAGCCCCGGCACCTGTCCGGCGGGCAGGCGCAGCGGGTCGCGCTGGCCCGGGCGTTGGCCGTCGACCCGGTCCTGCTGCTGCTCGACGAGCCGCTCGCCGCCCTGGACGCCCGGACCCGTCTGGAGACCCGCGGTGAGCTGCGGCGGCACCTGTCCGCCCATCCCGGCGCGACTCTGCTGGTCACCCACGATCCACTCGACGCCCTGGTGCTCGCCGACCGGCTCGTCATCGTCGAACAGGGCCGGGTCGTGCAGGAGGGTGACGCGGCGACGATCACCGCCCGGCCGCGGACCGACTACGTGGCGCGGCTCGTCGGCCTCAACCTCTACCGGGGCCGCGGCGACGGCCACACCGTCACGATCACCGACGACTTCGCGCTGACCAGTACCGACCGGGTCGACGGGGATGCCTTTGTGGCCTTCCCGCCGGCGGCCGTGGCGTTGCACCCGAGCCGCCCGGACGGCAGCCCGCGCAACACCTGGCCGGCGGTCCTGGCCGACGTGCAGCGGCACGGGGACAACCTGCGGGTCCGGCTGGACGGTCCGATCAGCGTGTCCGCCGACATCACCCCGGCCGCGGCCGCCCACCTGCATCTCGAACCGGGCCGTGAGCTGTGGGTGGCGGTCAAGGCCGCCGAGACCCGCGCCTACCCCGGAGACGGCTGA